The Thermodesulfobacteriota bacterium genome has a segment encoding these proteins:
- the rimI gene encoding ribosomal protein S18-alanine N-acetyltransferase, with the protein MRPEDLDEVMAIEQLCFPTPWPRQIFEMELKSKRSFKCVSRIGGVVAGYIIGWMIHDEGHILNVAVHPDFRRMGIGDSLMRECLDHFSEKGAKYAILEVRHTNTGAQKLYEKLGFKPIGIRRGYYSDTGEDAIVMMLSMK; encoded by the coding sequence ATGAGACCAGAAGACCTCGATGAGGTTATGGCAATAGAGCAATTATGCTTTCCCACACCGTGGCCCCGGCAGATATTTGAGATGGAGCTAAAATCCAAGCGTTCTTTTAAGTGCGTTTCCAGGATTGGCGGTGTGGTTGCTGGGTATATAATTGGATGGATGATACATGATGAGGGACACATACTTAACGTCGCCGTTCATCCAGATTTTAGGAGGATGGGCATAGGCGACAGCCTGATGAGGGAGTGCCTTGACCATTTTTCAGAGAAGGGGGCAAAGTACGCCATATTGGAGGTCAGGCACACTAACACCGGGGCGCAAAAACTATACGAAAAATTGGGTTTTAAACCCATAGGTATAAGACGAGGATACTACAGTGATACCGGAGAAGACGCTATAGTGATGATGCTTAGCATGAAATAA
- a CDS encoding polyprenyl synthetase family protein → MKLSEIIEVIAPDLEQVERELEENIGSLASLVNEMSKYILGSGGKRLRPSVLLLSSGACGLLYGKERIASAVAIELIHTATLLHDDVVDDAHIRRGKEASNIVWGSKPSVLVGDFMLARALGLMASCGSLEIIKTITDAAAKLAEGQVFEVMVAKNMVEVSEDVCFDIIKNKTASLIESCGKVGAILAGSNGETREALGNYGFNLGIAFQLTDDALDYSATAEEFGKEIGQDLNEGKMTLPLVYALRRASTREKSRIIDILRNDGFRKEEFEFIMGVVEKYNGVQQTKKLAKEFADKAKYAISSLPDNKCKESLGSLADYVAERKK, encoded by the coding sequence ATGAAACTATCTGAAATCATAGAAGTTATTGCCCCAGATTTAGAACAGGTGGAAAGAGAGCTCGAGGAGAACATAGGCTCTCTGGCTTCCCTGGTCAATGAAATGTCCAAATACATACTGGGAAGCGGAGGGAAGAGGCTTCGTCCCTCGGTTCTGCTACTCTCCAGCGGCGCCTGCGGCCTTCTCTACGGAAAAGAAAGAATCGCATCGGCTGTAGCCATTGAACTCATTCACACTGCCACTCTTCTTCACGATGACGTGGTGGACGATGCGCACATAAGGCGGGGCAAAGAGGCCTCAAACATCGTCTGGGGCAGCAAGCCCTCCGTACTAGTCGGGGATTTCATGCTCGCCCGCGCCCTCGGACTCATGGCATCCTGCGGTAGTTTAGAGATAATAAAAACAATAACCGACGCCGCGGCAAAGCTGGCTGAAGGACAGGTATTCGAGGTTATGGTCGCCAAGAATATGGTCGAGGTGTCCGAGGATGTTTGCTTCGACATAATAAAGAACAAGACCGCCTCGCTCATAGAGAGCTGCGGAAAAGTAGGAGCGATTCTGGCCGGTTCAAACGGAGAGACAAGGGAGGCCCTCGGAAACTATGGATTCAATCTAGGGATAGCCTTCCAGCTTACCGATGATGCACTCGACTATTCGGCCACCGCGGAGGAGTTCGGAAAAGAGATCGGCCAGGACTTGAACGAAGGAAAAATGACTCTACCCCTGGTGTACGCCCTTCGTCGAGCCTCCACTAGAGAGAAGTCTAGGATTATCGATATCCTAAGGAATGATGGATTCAGGAAAGAGGAGTTCGAATTCATCATGGGTGTAGTAGAAAAATACAACGGGGTTCAGCAGACAAAAAAATTGGCAAAGGAATTTGCAGACAAGGCTAAGTATGCCATCTCCTCCCTTCCGGACAACAAATGCAAAGAATCCCTCGGTTCACTGGCCGATTATGTAGCAGAAAGAAAAAAGTAA
- a CDS encoding cytochrome c/FTR1 family iron permease, with product MDYIGGDYKNAVRDGITTSEEEYAEMLDFSSEALNLFGDLKSSGGDKAGIESNLVELRRKIENKSSVNEVESISKEIKASLISAYGIITYPKSHPSFQVGKDLYEGNCAQCHGVLGAGNGPMASNLTPPPTNFTDGGTTGGLSPFKVYNTMSFGIEGTAMPSFPKLSEDEKWNIAFYVLSLSFDQNASEEGKKILRATDVPGDINNLKDLATLSNQEIMNQISPYLEDNDISKVVAFLRRGTIETEIERENPLAVTTNLLRESEALYDEGKSKDAYTKALDAYLEGFERVESKLALKDSKLTSEIEAKFTELRGAIKAESESEEVKAIYGEINNNLNRAALILENGKPIGKAFSFVNSFSIIVREGLEAVLIVAAVIAFLTATGAGSAIKYVHLGWILAIVAGLITWVLAQTVISISGAQREIIEGVTSLIAAVVLFYVSYWLITKIEVKKWKEYIQGKVKKALTKKNVFALASVSFFAVYREAFETVLFYQALWLQAENSQGAVIWGFIAGLVLLLGLVVVIFKLGLRIPLKYFFSITSFFLYFLSFVLMGKGIREFQEAGLVGITPLDFIPQIDLLGIYPTLETTIPQGILLLAFIAAILWTSLIKQEREKKEIAVSVSRIADDMKSMHEAFEHIKGHIIEWKRCEEINLEAEELDRQIQDVIRYVDELENKLGDFYDTVSKNSEKEDKPPVMDKKPLIN from the coding sequence GTGGACTACATTGGCGGAGACTACAAGAACGCTGTCCGGGACGGAATCACCACCAGTGAGGAAGAATACGCCGAGATGCTCGATTTCTCCTCCGAGGCCCTCAATCTTTTCGGAGACCTAAAGTCCTCTGGCGGGGATAAAGCGGGGATTGAATCGAACCTGGTCGAGCTTAGGCGAAAGATTGAGAACAAGTCCTCGGTCAACGAGGTTGAATCTATCTCCAAAGAAATAAAAGCTAGCCTTATATCCGCCTACGGGATAATAACCTATCCCAAGAGTCATCCGTCATTCCAGGTAGGAAAGGATTTATACGAGGGGAACTGTGCCCAGTGCCATGGAGTTTTAGGCGCAGGAAATGGACCTATGGCCTCTAACCTTACCCCTCCTCCCACAAACTTTACCGACGGCGGTACTACCGGAGGGCTTTCTCCATTCAAGGTGTATAACACCATGAGCTTTGGCATAGAGGGAACGGCTATGCCCTCATTCCCGAAATTATCAGAGGACGAAAAGTGGAACATAGCTTTCTACGTGCTTTCGCTCAGCTTCGACCAGAACGCAAGCGAGGAAGGAAAAAAAATACTAAGGGCAACTGATGTGCCAGGGGATATAAATAACTTAAAAGACCTTGCTACACTATCCAATCAGGAAATAATGAACCAAATAAGCCCTTATTTAGAAGATAACGATATATCAAAGGTCGTAGCTTTCCTGAGACGAGGAACGATTGAAACCGAAATCGAAAGAGAGAATCCATTAGCAGTAACTACCAATTTACTAAGAGAGTCAGAGGCGCTCTACGATGAAGGAAAAAGCAAAGATGCATACACAAAAGCGCTCGACGCTTACCTAGAAGGGTTCGAGAGAGTGGAATCAAAGCTGGCGCTTAAGGATAGCAAGCTCACCAGCGAAATCGAAGCAAAATTTACCGAACTAAGGGGAGCAATTAAGGCTGAAAGCGAATCCGAAGAAGTAAAAGCGATTTATGGAGAAATAAATAACAACCTTAACCGGGCCGCTCTTATTCTCGAAAACGGAAAGCCCATCGGTAAGGCCTTTTCGTTCGTAAATTCATTCTCCATCATCGTGCGCGAGGGTTTGGAGGCGGTCTTGATAGTAGCTGCGGTGATAGCCTTCCTTACCGCAACCGGCGCCGGAAGTGCCATCAAATACGTTCACCTCGGGTGGATACTGGCAATCGTCGCCGGCCTCATCACCTGGGTCCTGGCCCAGACGGTCATATCCATAAGCGGGGCACAAAGGGAGATCATCGAGGGTGTAACATCCCTAATTGCCGCAGTGGTGCTTTTTTACGTTAGTTACTGGCTCATCACCAAGATCGAGGTCAAAAAATGGAAGGAGTATATCCAGGGCAAGGTAAAGAAGGCTCTCACCAAGAAGAACGTTTTTGCACTGGCCAGCGTCTCCTTTTTCGCCGTGTATAGAGAGGCTTTCGAGACAGTGCTGTTTTATCAAGCGCTATGGCTGCAGGCCGAGAACTCCCAAGGTGCAGTAATATGGGGGTTTATTGCCGGTCTGGTTTTGCTCCTGGGTCTGGTGGTGGTGATCTTTAAACTCGGTCTCCGCATCCCCCTAAAATACTTTTTCAGCATAACCAGCTTTTTCCTTTATTTTCTTTCTTTCGTGCTAATGGGCAAGGGCATAAGGGAATTTCAGGAGGCAGGCCTGGTGGGGATAACCCCGCTTGATTTTATCCCACAGATAGACCTTCTTGGAATTTACCCCACGCTAGAGACAACCATACCCCAGGGGATACTGCTTCTGGCGTTTATCGCGGCTATTCTGTGGACGAGCTTAATAAAGCAGGAGAGAGAGAAAAAGGAAATTGCTGTCAGTGTGTCCCGCATAGCGGACGATATGAAATCCATGCATGAGGCTTTCGAGCACATAAAAGGACATATTATAGAGTGGAAAAGATGCGAGGAGATAAACCTCGAGGCCGAGGAGTTAGACCGGCAGATTCAGGACGTAATCAGATACGTAGACGAGTTGGAAAACAAGCTGGGAGACTTTTACGATACGGTCTCCAAAAACAGCGAGAAAGAAGATAAGCCCCCGGTAATGGACAAGAAACCCCTTATTAATTGA
- a CDS encoding CvpA family protein, translating into MNWLDIAILIIIGLFTLLGFMRGLIREVISVVALIGGIIAGVMFYDLAGDIFISYGLLKNKPMASIAGFIATSLVVYILFQILGWMLTRIIGTLSLSWLNRACGGMVGAIKGIVIAFSLVSAVGFFFSPKEPPFRDSTMVPYIEESFTALKETVPEDFSDGIIRVKKLIQEKGLTTAFKEAERIRETFKDETTEKKETKKK; encoded by the coding sequence ATGAACTGGTTAGACATTGCCATATTGATAATAATTGGATTGTTTACACTCCTTGGTTTCATGCGGGGATTGATCAGGGAGGTAATTTCCGTAGTTGCACTGATCGGTGGAATAATAGCCGGTGTGATGTTTTACGACTTAGCCGGGGATATATTCATTAGTTACGGCCTCCTGAAAAACAAGCCTATGGCCAGCATAGCCGGGTTCATAGCCACAAGCCTGGTCGTCTATATATTATTCCAGATACTGGGCTGGATGCTGACCAGGATAATAGGGACGTTGAGTCTGAGCTGGCTTAACCGAGCATGCGGGGGTATGGTAGGGGCAATAAAAGGAATCGTCATTGCTTTTTCACTCGTTTCAGCAGTAGGTTTTTTCTTCTCTCCAAAAGAGCCTCCCTTCAGAGATTCGACCATGGTTCCCTATATCGAAGAATCGTTCACTGCCCTTAAGGAAACCGTCCCTGAGGATTTTAGTGACGGGATAATTCGAGTAAAGAAACTAATCCAGGAAAAAGGGCTAACAACGGCATTCAAAGAAGCGGAGAGGATTAGAGAGACTTTCAAAGATGAAACCACGGAGAAGAAGGAAACAAAGAAGAAATAA
- the queC gene encoding 7-cyano-7-deazaguanine synthase QueC, whose protein sequence is MKKKAVVIASGGVDSSTLLYKAVKENYEVYALTFIYGQKHEREIDSAKKICRGIDIPHKVIDLSALKEILSGSALTDSKIEVPEVPETAEHYETLKTTIVPNRNSIFLSIAIGYAVSINAEQVFFGAHHSDRGVYPDCRGEFVEAFERAEQLGNDNPHLVISAPFVDLDKSQIVKLGAELGVPYGDTWSCYKGREIHCGVCSSCRERKRAFQGAGVLDPTEYES, encoded by the coding sequence ATGAAAAAAAAAGCGGTTGTCATTGCCTCGGGTGGAGTAGATAGTTCAACCCTGCTTTACAAAGCAGTCAAAGAGAACTACGAAGTGTATGCACTCACGTTTATTTACGGACAAAAGCATGAAAGGGAAATCGACTCCGCCAAGAAAATTTGCAGAGGGATTGATATCCCCCACAAGGTCATAGACCTCTCTGCACTAAAAGAAATTCTATCCGGCTCCGCCCTGACCGATTCTAAAATAGAGGTCCCGGAAGTCCCGGAGACGGCAGAACATTATGAAACTTTGAAGACAACCATAGTGCCAAACAGAAACTCAATCTTTCTATCCATAGCCATAGGCTATGCAGTGAGTATCAACGCAGAACAAGTTTTCTTCGGAGCGCATCACTCGGATAGGGGAGTATATCCTGACTGCAGGGGTGAATTTGTAGAAGCATTTGAGAGAGCAGAACAACTCGGCAACGACAACCCGCATTTGGTTATTTCTGCTCCTTTCGTGGACCTGGATAAATCGCAAATAGTCAAATTGGGGGCAGAGCTGGGCGTTCCATACGGGGATACCTGGTCTTGCTACAAAGGAAGGGAAATACACTGCGGCGTCTGCAGTTCCTGCCGGGAGAGAAAAAGGGCTTTTCAGGGGGCAGGCGTTTTAGACCCAACGGAGTACGAAAGTTGA
- a CDS encoding AAA family ATPase produces the protein MVPVRLSLKNFLSYGDSVPPLDFKEFNIACLSGKNGHGKSALIDAMTWALWGKCRVKNKDEVIKRGASESGVEFEFEVEGNLYRILRSIKRGRGSQSTGSLQLQIFDRGLGGFKPLAQDNKARTEVEKVLKMDYDSFICSSFILQGRADEFTKRTPAERKEILGSILELDKYERLARKARELALKSGVEEESLRREENQIGYEIGRKEELLKKLEEVKTKEEELTGELLAAEKSYEALIRELEAINAKMEIYDGLIRDRKETEENSISLDQELNKITAAIERDKEVIAKEGDILEGYEQLEKAREKEKVYSEKLMVYTKLLREGEKLERAITEERYKIEKRVSSLKGKERELQRRLDQVGELIKREKEIVDGFKKFLEVESRQVELERKKQVFDELKTRSNQLENEIQRVRFQVEAQIKEVESRIKDLRQRAGDVERLTIECEGLRAKIRDNEGIRVQAEALKETLKKIGESKKESSWKESELKRKLEEERQKLAIVRSEAEKAQCPLCQSPLEEEARKALMEKFERSINELQNALREELEKFSSLGEEENGVISRIKQIESGLMDISILSKELGEKEKTLADSKSALGELETAGKELEYLKDTLGKENFALELREEYKKLKLQMEGLDYKESEHEELRRRLEALRSFQVEHRLLEEAQRSKGDIEKELAHTQKDIAYQSRLIDQGLYALEHKDKLAKIKIEIDQVGYDEEKHKEIKSTLHKLERFSREKENLNKAKVSLTHRERERDSIQKRINEDRERIQRIEKEIKDLEEVVSQSRDLEDKRNAFQEKIFRYKRDKDTVLEEKSRVFSELERIIKLEDRRGQVLKQIEKFGYDLTVYQELEKAFGKNGIQALIIENAVPEIEVEANNLLSKLTEGTMTLSLEMLRPTQKGGEKETLDIKIADSSGTRSYETYSGGEAFRIDFALRVAISKFIANRSGAQLRTLVIDEGFGTQDKDGLGQFIQVINAIKDDFDKILVITHVDDLKDKFPVRIEVTKEPGRGSSFEVLHS, from the coding sequence ATGGTTCCGGTTAGACTATCCTTGAAGAATTTCCTGAGTTATGGCGATTCCGTCCCCCCTCTCGATTTTAAGGAATTCAACATAGCTTGCCTCTCCGGAAAGAATGGACACGGGAAATCCGCACTTATCGACGCTATGACCTGGGCGCTTTGGGGAAAGTGCCGGGTAAAAAATAAGGATGAGGTTATAAAAAGGGGCGCCAGTGAGTCCGGAGTGGAATTCGAGTTTGAGGTTGAAGGAAATCTTTACCGTATTCTCCGGTCGATAAAAAGAGGGAGAGGGTCGCAGTCCACCGGTTCTCTTCAACTCCAGATATTCGACCGCGGTTTGGGGGGTTTTAAGCCCCTTGCCCAGGATAATAAAGCGAGGACCGAGGTGGAGAAGGTACTAAAAATGGACTATGACTCTTTTATTTGTTCTTCGTTCATTCTCCAAGGTAGGGCGGATGAGTTCACAAAGAGAACCCCGGCGGAAAGAAAGGAAATCCTGGGAAGTATCCTGGAACTGGATAAATATGAAAGGCTTGCCCGGAAGGCCAGAGAGCTGGCCCTGAAATCAGGGGTAGAAGAGGAGTCTCTTCGGAGGGAGGAAAACCAGATTGGGTATGAAATTGGGCGTAAAGAGGAATTACTAAAAAAACTGGAAGAGGTCAAAACCAAAGAGGAGGAACTCACCGGAGAGCTACTGGCGGCCGAGAAGTCCTATGAAGCGCTCATAAGGGAATTGGAAGCAATAAACGCAAAGATGGAAATCTACGATGGGCTAATTCGAGACAGGAAGGAAACCGAGGAGAATAGCATTAGTCTTGACCAGGAGCTAAATAAGATAACGGCGGCGATTGAAAGGGACAAAGAGGTTATTGCTAAAGAGGGTGATATCCTCGAGGGTTATGAACAGTTGGAAAAAGCGAGAGAAAAGGAGAAGGTTTATTCTGAGAAGCTGATGGTTTATACGAAACTTCTAAGGGAAGGCGAGAAATTGGAGCGGGCCATCACCGAGGAGAGATACAAAATAGAGAAGAGGGTAAGCTCTTTAAAGGGAAAGGAGCGGGAGCTTCAAAGAAGGCTCGACCAGGTCGGAGAGCTTATAAAGAGGGAGAAAGAGATTGTAGACGGATTCAAAAAATTCCTGGAGGTAGAGAGCCGGCAGGTGGAGTTAGAACGAAAGAAGCAAGTATTTGATGAACTCAAAACCAGGTCAAACCAATTAGAGAACGAAATTCAAAGAGTCCGGTTCCAGGTCGAGGCGCAAATAAAAGAGGTCGAATCAAGGATCAAGGATCTTCGTCAAAGAGCGGGGGATGTGGAAAGGCTAACTATAGAGTGTGAGGGGTTGAGGGCTAAAATTAGAGACAACGAGGGAATACGAGTCCAGGCAGAAGCCTTGAAGGAGACGCTCAAGAAAATAGGTGAATCCAAGAAGGAATCGAGCTGGAAAGAATCCGAATTAAAGAGAAAGCTGGAAGAGGAAAGACAGAAGCTGGCAATCGTCAGGTCTGAGGCGGAAAAAGCGCAATGCCCTCTTTGCCAGTCTCCTCTAGAGGAGGAGGCTAGAAAGGCGCTTATGGAAAAGTTTGAGAGATCTATCAACGAGCTTCAAAATGCTCTCAGGGAAGAGCTGGAGAAGTTTTCCAGTCTTGGGGAAGAGGAAAATGGGGTCATTTCTCGGATAAAACAGATTGAATCGGGGCTAATGGACATATCCATTCTCAGCAAGGAGCTAGGGGAAAAGGAAAAAACCCTGGCTGATTCGAAATCTGCCCTTGGAGAATTGGAGACCGCAGGGAAGGAACTTGAGTATTTAAAGGACACTCTCGGAAAAGAAAATTTTGCTCTTGAACTTCGAGAAGAGTATAAAAAGTTAAAGCTTCAGATGGAAGGCTTAGACTACAAAGAATCGGAGCATGAGGAGCTTAGGAGAAGGCTGGAAGCACTCAGAAGTTTTCAGGTGGAGCACCGGCTGCTGGAGGAGGCGCAAAGGAGTAAGGGGGATATAGAGAAAGAGCTTGCCCATACCCAAAAAGATATTGCCTATCAATCGAGACTGATCGACCAGGGTCTTTATGCGCTTGAGCACAAAGATAAGCTCGCCAAGATTAAGATAGAAATCGACCAGGTCGGGTATGATGAGGAAAAACACAAAGAGATAAAGAGCACCCTGCACAAACTGGAGAGATTCTCCAGGGAAAAAGAGAACCTTAACAAAGCTAAGGTGAGCTTAACTCACCGGGAAAGGGAGAGGGATAGCATTCAAAAAAGGATAAACGAGGATAGAGAGAGGATTCAGAGGATCGAGAAAGAAATAAAAGACCTGGAGGAAGTGGTGAGCCAAAGCCGGGATCTTGAGGATAAGAGAAACGCTTTTCAGGAGAAGATTTTCAGATATAAAAGAGACAAGGATACCGTGCTGGAAGAGAAGAGCAGGGTTTTCAGTGAGCTTGAGAGAATCATAAAATTAGAGGACAGAAGGGGACAAGTATTAAAACAGATAGAGAAATTCGGTTATGATTTGACCGTTTATCAGGAGCTTGAAAAGGCCTTTGGCAAAAACGGCATACAGGCGCTTATAATAGAAAACGCGGTACCGGAGATTGAGGTCGAGGCCAATAATCTCCTGTCGAAACTGACCGAGGGAACTATGACTCTTAGCCTAGAGATGCTGAGGCCGACCCAGAAGGGCGGGGAGAAGGAGACACTTGATATCAAAATAGCCGATTCATCGGGTACTAGAAGCTACGAGACTTATTCCGGGGGAGAAGCTTTCCGGATAGACTTTGCCTTGAGGGTAGCAATCTCCAAATTCATCGCCAACCGTTCTGGTGCTCAGCTTAGAACCCTGGTGATAGACGAGGGCTTTGGCACTCAGGATAAGGACGGGCTCGGCCAGTTTATCCAGGTGATAAATGCGATAAAGGACGATTTTGATAAGATTCTGGTGATTACTCACGTCGACGACTTGAAGGACAAATTCCCGGTGAGAATTGAAGTTACCAAAGAACCGGGGAGGGGGTCTAGCTTCGAAGTTCTTCATTCATAG
- a CDS encoding methylmalonyl-CoA mutase family protein has translation MSIKKSDWEKRMNKNLRERKNKFTTPSGLTLERLYTPEDVEKVSYENDIGYPGEYPFTRGVQPTMYRGRFWTMRQYAGFGTAEETNKRFKYLLEQGQTGLSVAFDLPTQMGYDSDQPMSKGEVGRVGVAIDSLEDMEILFDGIPLGEVSTSMTINATASMLLAMYMVAAEKQGVSSDRIQGTVQNDLLKEFIARGTYIFPPEPSVKITVDIMEYCRNSIPKWNPISVSGYHMREAGSTAVQEVAFTLADAIVYLQNARARGLDVEKIAERVSFFFAVHNNFLEEVAKFRAARRLWARIMKERFGAKDDRACMLRFHSQTSGVTLTAQQPRNNIMRVTIQALAAVLGGTQSLHTNSFDEALALPSEEAATIALRTQQVIAYESGAGDTIDPLGGSYAVEALTNKIEEEAVKYIEDIDRRGGMIKCIEDGYINQEIEDASYRYQLEVENKERIIVGVNEFTNNDGEPVEILKINPEIETIKRERLKELRNKRDNHRVNSDLKRLEEAARAGENLMPFIVEAVRDYATIGEMARALERVYERFGRRNKAAVG, from the coding sequence ATGTCCATAAAAAAGAGTGATTGGGAAAAAAGGATGAATAAAAACCTGAGGGAGAGAAAAAACAAATTCACCACCCCGTCCGGTTTAACCCTTGAAAGACTCTACACACCCGAGGATGTTGAGAAAGTAAGCTATGAAAATGATATCGGCTACCCCGGCGAATATCCCTTTACCCGCGGCGTCCAGCCCACCATGTACCGCGGGAGATTCTGGACCATGCGTCAATACGCTGGGTTCGGCACTGCGGAGGAGACCAACAAGAGATTCAAATATCTACTGGAACAAGGGCAAACCGGGCTTAGCGTCGCTTTTGACCTTCCAACCCAGATGGGATACGACTCAGACCAGCCGATGAGCAAGGGTGAGGTAGGAAGGGTTGGCGTAGCTATAGATTCCCTCGAGGATATGGAGATTCTGTTCGACGGAATCCCGCTAGGAGAGGTAAGCACTTCCATGACCATAAACGCCACGGCTTCTATGCTCCTGGCTATGTACATGGTAGCAGCGGAAAAACAGGGGGTGAGCTCGGATAGAATCCAGGGAACCGTCCAGAACGACCTGCTCAAAGAATTTATCGCCCGGGGGACATACATATTTCCCCCCGAGCCGTCGGTAAAGATCACCGTTGATATCATGGAATACTGCCGCAATTCCATTCCCAAGTGGAATCCAATCAGCGTAAGCGGCTACCATATGAGGGAAGCAGGCTCCACCGCCGTCCAGGAGGTTGCATTTACCCTAGCCGACGCAATAGTGTATTTACAGAATGCAAGGGCAAGAGGACTAGACGTCGAGAAAATAGCGGAGAGGGTCTCCTTCTTCTTTGCCGTTCATAATAACTTTCTGGAAGAGGTGGCAAAGTTCCGTGCAGCCAGAAGGCTATGGGCGAGAATTATGAAGGAAAGGTTCGGGGCCAAAGATGACCGGGCCTGTATGCTCCGGTTCCATTCTCAGACCTCCGGTGTTACCCTAACCGCACAACAGCCAAGAAACAACATCATGAGGGTAACTATACAAGCACTCGCTGCGGTACTGGGCGGGACGCAGTCACTTCACACCAACTCTTTTGACGAGGCCCTGGCACTGCCGTCTGAAGAGGCCGCTACCATCGCCCTCCGCACACAACAGGTGATCGCATACGAAAGCGGTGCAGGAGACACGATAGACCCGCTGGGCGGTTCCTATGCCGTCGAAGCCCTAACCAACAAGATAGAGGAGGAAGCGGTTAAATATATAGAAGACATAGATAGAAGGGGGGGGATGATAAAGTGTATCGAGGACGGCTACATCAACCAGGAAATCGAGGATGCTTCCTACCGCTATCAGCTTGAAGTTGAAAACAAAGAACGCATTATCGTCGGGGTGAATGAATTCACGAACAACGATGGAGAGCCTGTCGAAATTCTCAAAATTAACCCGGAGATCGAAACCATCAAAAGAGAAAGGCTCAAAGAGCTTAGAAATAAGAGAGACAACCATAGAGTGAACTCGGACCTGAAGAGGCTGGAAGAAGCGGCAAGAGCCGGTGAGAACCTAATGCCCTTCATAGTGGAGGCGGTAAGGGATTATGCTACCATAGGCGAGATGGCCAGGGCATTGGAGAGGGTATACGAAAGGTTTGGAAGAAGAAACAAGGCCGCGGTCGGATAA